From one Pseudomonas sp. B21-048 genomic stretch:
- a CDS encoding DMT family transporter, protein MITCEQTLASSSDVPVYLKLAAVTMIWGGTFVAGRFLSDSLSPLLAASLRFLLASVALLLFLLFARVPLVRPNPQQWMQLTLLGFFGIFFYNLCFFYGLHYINASRASLIVALNPAVIGLASWLLFKERLSGAKVAGIAICIAGASLVIVSRNPQLLAGGTNAWIGDLLIFGCVLGWGIYSLFSKGLNQTLGPVQTVTYSILLGTLMLWVTSAVRGELSVAALAELGKQQWLSLMYLGVLGSALAYIGYYDGIRKIGATRSGVFIALNPLTAVLFGALLLGEQLTLVMCLGGGLILAGIFLCNKPLAQAAKKRIL, encoded by the coding sequence ATGATTACGTGTGAACAGACCTTGGCGAGTTCTTCGGATGTACCGGTTTATCTGAAACTGGCTGCGGTCACCATGATTTGGGGCGGAACGTTCGTTGCCGGGCGATTTCTGTCCGACAGTCTCAGTCCACTATTGGCCGCGAGCCTGCGGTTCTTGCTGGCGAGCGTGGCGTTGCTGCTGTTTCTGTTGTTTGCGCGGGTGCCTTTGGTGCGTCCCAACCCTCAGCAATGGATGCAACTGACGCTACTGGGTTTTTTTGGGATCTTCTTCTACAACCTGTGCTTCTTTTACGGGCTGCATTACATCAACGCGTCACGGGCGTCGTTGATCGTGGCGTTGAATCCGGCCGTGATCGGCCTGGCGTCGTGGCTGTTGTTCAAGGAGCGACTGAGCGGGGCGAAAGTGGCCGGTATCGCGATCTGTATTGCCGGCGCCAGTCTGGTGATCGTCAGTCGCAATCCGCAGCTACTTGCCGGTGGTACTAATGCCTGGATCGGCGATCTGTTGATCTTCGGCTGCGTGCTCGGCTGGGGCATTTATTCGCTGTTCTCCAAAGGCCTGAATCAGACGCTGGGGCCGGTGCAGACAGTGACCTACTCGATTTTGCTGGGCACGTTGATGCTTTGGGTGACCAGTGCCGTGCGGGGTGAGCTGAGTGTCGCGGCGCTCGCCGAACTCGGCAAGCAACAATGGTTGAGCCTGATGTACCTGGGCGTGCTGGGTTCGGCATTGGCCTATATTGGTTATTACGACGGTATCCGCAAAATCGGTGCGACGCGCTCGGGTGTGTTCATCGCCTTGAACCCGCTGACCGCCGTTCTGTTTGGCGCGTTGTTGTTGGGCGAGCAATTGACCCTGGTGATGTGCCTGGGGGGTGGGCTGATCCTGGCGGGGATTTTTCTGTGCAACAAACCGCTTGCGCAGGCTGCAAAAAAGCGGATTTTATAA
- the hppD gene encoding 4-hydroxyphenylpyruvate dioxygenase — MADLYENPMGLMGFEFIEFASPTPNTLEPIFKIMGFTKVATHRSKDVHLYRQGAINLILNNEPNSVASYFAAEHGPSVCGMAFRVKDSQKAYKRALELGAQPIHIETGPMELHLPAIKGIGGAPLYLIDRFGEGSSIYDIDFVFIEGVDRNPVGAGLKIIDHLTHNVYRGRMAYWANFYEKLFNFREIRYFDIKGEYTGLTSKAMTAPDGMIRIPLNEESSKGAGQIEEFLMQFNGEGIQHVAFLSDDLIKTWDHLKSIGMRFMTPPPDTYYEMLEGRLPNHGEPVDQLQARGILLDGSSESGDKRLLLQIFSETLMGPVFFEFIQRKGDDGFGEGNFKALFESIERDQVRRGVLSTD, encoded by the coding sequence ATGGCAGATTTATACGAAAACCCAATGGGCCTGATGGGCTTTGAGTTCATCGAATTCGCATCGCCGACCCCTAATACCCTGGAGCCGATCTTCAAGATCATGGGCTTCACCAAGGTCGCGACCCATCGCTCCAAAGACGTGCACCTGTATCGCCAGGGCGCGATCAACCTGATTCTCAACAACGAACCCAACAGCGTGGCGTCGTACTTCGCGGCCGAGCACGGTCCGTCGGTGTGCGGCATGGCATTCCGTGTCAAGGACTCGCAAAAGGCCTACAAGCGTGCCCTGGAACTCGGCGCCCAACCGATCCACATCGAAACCGGTCCGATGGAACTGCACCTGCCGGCGATCAAAGGCATCGGCGGGGCGCCGCTGTACCTGATTGACCGTTTTGGCGAAGGCAGCTCGATCTACGACATTGACTTCGTGTTCATCGAAGGCGTGGACCGCAACCCGGTCGGGGCCGGCCTGAAGATCATCGATCACCTGACCCACAACGTGTATCGTGGTCGCATGGCTTACTGGGCCAACTTCTACGAGAAGCTGTTCAACTTCCGCGAAATCCGCTACTTCGATATCAAAGGCGAATACACCGGCCTGACTTCCAAGGCCATGACCGCGCCGGACGGCATGATCCGCATTCCGCTGAACGAAGAGTCGTCCAAGGGCGCCGGGCAGATCGAAGAGTTCCTGATGCAGTTCAACGGTGAGGGCATCCAGCACGTAGCCTTCCTCAGCGATGACCTGATCAAGACCTGGGATCACTTGAAAAGCATCGGCATGCGCTTCATGACACCGCCGCCAGACACCTACTACGAAATGCTCGAAGGCCGTTTGCCGAACCACGGCGAGCCGGTCGATCAACTGCAAGCGCGGGGCATTTTGCTGGACGGTTCGTCCGAATCGGGCGACAAGCGTCTGCTGCTGCAGATTTTCTCGGAAACCCTGATGGGCCCGGTGTTCTTCGAGTTCATCCAGCGTAAAGGCGACGATGGTTTCGGCGAAGGCAACTTCAAGGCGCTGTTCGAATCCATCGAGCGTGATCAGGTTCGTCGGGGCGTGCTGTCCACTGACTAA
- the rarD gene encoding EamA family transporter RarD — MSKGIALSVTASVLFAVMYYYTSLLTPLSGVEIFGWRMLLTVPCMTVFMVVSGEWKRVADILRRIAGHPKLMAGLIASSALLGVQLWLFMWAPLNGYSLDVSLGYFLLPLTMVLTGRIAYGERLSYLQKIAVVFACLGVINEVYQVGGFSWATVLVCIGYPMYFILRKRLAADNLGGLWLDMALTLPVAFWFVQSGEQGFDVFDQYPWLSLLIPLLGVISASALVVYIIASRLLPFSLFGLLSYVEPVLLLGVALLLGESIKPGEWLTYIPIWLAVATLVFEGFKHLVRQRRRPM; from the coding sequence TTGTCTAAAGGTATCGCTCTATCGGTCACAGCCTCGGTGCTGTTTGCCGTCATGTATTACTACACCTCGTTGCTCACCCCTTTGAGCGGCGTGGAAATCTTTGGCTGGCGGATGTTGCTGACCGTACCGTGCATGACCGTGTTCATGGTCGTTTCCGGCGAATGGAAACGCGTGGCCGACATTTTACGGCGCATCGCTGGCCATCCGAAATTGATGGCCGGCCTGATCGCCTCTTCGGCCCTGCTAGGTGTGCAGCTTTGGCTGTTCATGTGGGCGCCGCTCAACGGCTATAGTCTGGATGTGTCGCTTGGGTATTTCCTGTTGCCGTTGACCATGGTGCTGACCGGGCGGATCGCCTATGGCGAGCGCCTCTCCTATTTGCAAAAGATTGCCGTGGTATTTGCCTGCCTCGGTGTGATCAATGAGGTGTATCAGGTCGGTGGTTTTTCCTGGGCAACCGTGCTGGTTTGTATCGGCTATCCAATGTATTTCATCCTGCGCAAGCGTCTGGCCGCAGACAACCTTGGCGGTTTATGGCTGGACATGGCGTTGACGCTGCCGGTGGCGTTCTGGTTCGTGCAGAGTGGCGAACAGGGTTTCGACGTGTTTGATCAATATCCGTGGCTGTCGCTGCTGATTCCGCTGCTCGGCGTGATCAGCGCGTCGGCACTGGTGGTCTACATCATAGCCAGCCGACTGCTGCCGTTCAGCCTGTTCGGGTTGCTGAGTTACGTTGAGCCGGTGCTGTTGCTCGGCGTTGCGTTACTGCTGGGGGAAAGCATCAAGCCCGGCGAATGGCTGACCTACATTCCGATCTGGCTCGCGGTGGCGACATTAGTGTTTGAAGGGTTCAAGCATCTGGTCCGGCAACGACGCCGGCCAATGTAA
- a CDS encoding methyl-accepting chemotaxis protein has protein sequence MSLRNLNIAPRAFLGFAFIALLVIVLGVFAVNRMSVIRQASVDMEMTQLPSIGFLGNVTENVLRLRILSFRVLVNRDPAALQEAQTRIGALVDKVRSAQTSYAALPAGPEEAALYKTFATTLDNYMQAQNQMLELSRQNKLDEMRTLINTRIKEGTDQMGEQLNKLVAFNAADAKAASAKAGEHYSEAFTGIVTVAVMASLLTVLLAWLLTRSILTPLNRAVLAAETIAGGNLRNVIEVDGHDEPARLLGALSAMQTNLRKTIEQIAGSATQLGAAAEELSTVTQEASRGLQLQNNEIEQAATAVNEMTAAVEEVARNAVSTSEASNQSTQAAREGRNRVVETVDAIQTMTHDVQNTALMIEGLATQGRDIGKVLDVIRAIAEQTNLLALNAAIEAARAGEAGRGFAVVADEVRALAHRTAQSTQEIEKMVAGIQNGTGEAVSSMQQSNQRTQSTLEMARAAGIALEQITQSIQLINERNLVIASASEEQAQVSREVDRNLVNIRDLATQSAAGANQTSAATHELSRLAVDLNAMVARFVI, from the coding sequence ATGTCACTGCGTAATCTGAACATCGCGCCTCGAGCTTTCCTGGGTTTCGCCTTCATTGCCTTGCTGGTGATCGTGCTGGGTGTGTTTGCCGTGAACCGCATGTCGGTCATCCGTCAGGCCTCTGTCGATATGGAAATGACGCAGTTACCCAGCATCGGATTTCTGGGTAACGTGACGGAAAACGTCCTGCGGCTGCGGATTCTTTCGTTCCGCGTACTGGTCAACCGTGATCCGGCCGCATTGCAGGAAGCCCAGACCCGCATCGGTGCCCTTGTCGACAAGGTGCGCAGTGCCCAAACAAGCTATGCCGCCTTGCCGGCCGGCCCTGAAGAAGCAGCGCTGTACAAAACCTTCGCGACAACCCTCGACAACTACATGCAAGCCCAGAACCAGATGCTGGAGCTGTCGCGGCAGAACAAACTGGATGAGATGCGCACCCTGATCAACACGCGAATCAAGGAAGGCACCGATCAGATGGGCGAGCAACTGAACAAACTGGTGGCGTTCAACGCCGCCGATGCCAAAGCTGCATCGGCCAAAGCGGGCGAGCACTACAGTGAAGCCTTTACCGGCATCGTGACCGTGGCGGTAATGGCTTCGTTGCTGACCGTGTTGCTGGCCTGGCTGTTGACCCGCAGCATTCTCACACCGTTGAACCGCGCGGTGCTCGCGGCCGAAACCATTGCCGGCGGCAACCTGCGCAACGTCATCGAAGTCGACGGTCATGACGAACCGGCGCGTTTGCTCGGCGCCTTGTCCGCCATGCAGACTAACCTGCGCAAAACCATCGAACAGATCGCCGGCTCCGCGACGCAACTGGGCGCCGCCGCGGAAGAACTCAGCACCGTGACCCAAGAAGCCTCCCGCGGCTTGCAACTGCAAAACAACGAAATCGAACAGGCGGCCACCGCCGTCAACGAAATGACTGCCGCCGTAGAAGAGGTGGCGCGCAACGCGGTGTCGACCTCCGAAGCCTCGAACCAGTCGACCCAGGCGGCCCGCGAAGGTCGTAACCGGGTGGTGGAAACCGTCGACGCGATCCAGACCATGACCCACGACGTGCAGAACACGGCGTTGATGATCGAGGGCCTGGCCACTCAGGGCCGCGACATTGGCAAAGTACTGGACGTGATCCGCGCCATTGCCGAGCAGACCAACTTGCTGGCCCTCAACGCCGCGATCGAGGCCGCCCGTGCCGGGGAAGCCGGGCGTGGTTTTGCGGTGGTGGCGGACGAGGTCCGGGCGTTGGCCCATCGCACCGCGCAGTCGACCCAGGAAATCGAGAAAATGGTCGCCGGGATCCAGAACGGCACCGGTGAAGCGGTCTCCTCGATGCAGCAAAGCAATCAGCGCACCCAAAGCACCTTGGAAATGGCCCGTGCGGCGGGTATCGCCCTGGAGCAGATCACCCAATCGATTCAATTGATCAACGAACGTAATCTGGTGATCGCCAGCGCCTCGGAAGAACAGGCTCAGGTATCCCGTGAAGTCGACCGCAACCTGGTAAACATCCGCGACCTGGCCACTCAGTCCGCCGCCGGTGCCAACCAGACCAGCGCCGCCACCCACGAACTGTCGCGATTGGCGGTTGATTTGAACGCGATGGTGGCGCGTTTCGTGATTTAA
- a CDS encoding pyridoxal phosphate-dependent aminotransferase, which yields MRYSALTQRIAGDGAAAWNIHDRALELREQGVDVLLLSIGDPDFDTPLPIVHAAIDSLLAGDTHYSDVRGTRTLRSSIASRHQRRSGQEVDADHVIVLPGAQCAVYSVAQCLLDPGDEVIVAEPMYVTYEGVFGACGASVVPVAVRPENGFRVEPADVAAMITPKTRVILLNSPNNPSGASLSLKSWQALAALCVKHDLWLISDEVYSDLLYEGEHISPASLPGMAERTATLNSLSKSHAMSGWRVGWMIGPKPLAEHLMHLSLCMLFGLPDFVQKAAQVALDKDLPEVALMREEYRQRRDLVCAKLSGCPGIRPIKPDGGMFVMVDVRQTGLAAQDFAERLLEVYGVSVLAGEAFGPSAAGHIRIGLVVDQVRLADACARIASCAADLLQVRRA from the coding sequence ATGCGCTATTCAGCCTTGACCCAACGAATCGCCGGTGACGGAGCGGCGGCCTGGAACATTCACGATCGAGCGCTGGAATTGCGCGAGCAGGGCGTCGACGTGCTGTTGTTGTCGATCGGCGATCCGGATTTCGACACGCCACTGCCCATAGTCCACGCCGCCATCGATAGCCTGTTGGCCGGCGACACCCATTACTCGGATGTACGCGGCACCCGCACGCTGCGCAGCAGCATCGCCAGCCGTCATCAGCGGCGCAGCGGTCAGGAGGTGGATGCCGACCATGTGATTGTGCTGCCCGGTGCGCAGTGCGCGGTGTATTCGGTTGCTCAATGCCTGCTCGATCCGGGTGACGAAGTGATCGTCGCCGAGCCGATGTACGTGACCTATGAAGGTGTGTTCGGCGCCTGCGGGGCCAGTGTGGTGCCGGTGGCGGTGCGTCCGGAGAACGGCTTTCGGGTCGAACCGGCGGATGTCGCGGCAATGATTACCCCGAAAACCCGCGTCATCCTGCTCAACAGCCCGAACAATCCCTCCGGTGCCAGTCTGTCGTTGAAGAGCTGGCAGGCGCTGGCGGCGTTGTGCGTGAAGCATGACCTTTGGCTGATCAGCGACGAGGTCTACAGCGACCTGTTGTATGAGGGCGAACACATCAGCCCGGCCAGTCTGCCGGGCATGGCCGAGCGCACCGCGACCCTCAATAGCTTGTCCAAATCCCACGCCATGAGCGGCTGGCGAGTGGGCTGGATGATCGGCCCGAAACCGCTGGCCGAACACTTGATGCATCTGTCGTTGTGCATGCTGTTCGGCCTTCCGGATTTCGTCCAGAAAGCCGCGCAAGTGGCGCTCGATAAAGACTTGCCGGAAGTGGCTCTGATGCGCGAGGAATATCGCCAGCGTCGCGATCTGGTGTGCGCGAAGTTAAGCGGTTGTCCGGGCATCCGGCCGATCAAGCCCGATGGCGGGATGTTCGTGATGGTTGATGTGCGCCAGACCGGGCTCGCTGCTCAAGATTTTGCCGAGCGGCTGCTTGAAGTGTATGGCGTGTCGGTGCTGGCCGGTGAAGCCTTCGGGCCGAGCGCGGCGGGGCATATTCGCATTGGTCTGGTGGTGGATCAGGTGAGGCTGGCGGATGCCTGCGCGCGGATTGCGTCGTGTGCGGCGGATTTGTTGCAGGTGCGGCGGGCCTGA
- a CDS encoding aldo/keto reductase, producing MSYRTLGHSGLQVSTLTLGTMMFGEQTSTEDSLRIIDKAWDQGINFIDTADVYTNGRSEEIVGEAIASRRQEWVLATKVGFGPVDGVPNRSGLSRKHVFNGIDASLTRLGTDYLDIYYLHREDHDTPLEVTVSAIGDLIRQGKIRYWGLSNYRGWRIAEVIRVADKLGVDRPVISQPLYNIVNRQAETEQITAAQNYGLGVVPYSPLARGVLSGKYAPNVTPDANSRAGRQDKRILETEWRVESLRIAQQIREYTQGRGVGIVEFAIAWVLNNGAVTSAIVGPRTEEQWDAYTKAQTVKITAEDEAFIDSLVTPGHASTPGFNDVSHFVSGRKPRTV from the coding sequence ATGAGCTATCGCACGCTGGGTCATTCGGGTTTACAGGTGTCAACCCTCACATTGGGCACCATGATGTTCGGCGAACAGACCAGCACCGAAGATTCTCTGCGGATCATCGACAAGGCCTGGGACCAGGGCATCAACTTCATCGACACCGCGGACGTCTACACCAACGGCCGTTCCGAAGAGATCGTCGGCGAAGCGATTGCCAGTCGCCGTCAGGAATGGGTGCTCGCCACCAAAGTCGGTTTCGGCCCGGTGGACGGTGTGCCGAACCGCAGCGGCCTGAGCCGCAAGCACGTGTTCAACGGCATCGACGCCAGTCTTACGCGCTTGGGCACCGATTATCTGGACATCTATTACCTGCACCGCGAAGACCACGACACGCCGCTGGAGGTCACGGTGTCGGCCATTGGCGATTTGATCCGCCAGGGCAAAATCCGCTACTGGGGTCTGTCGAACTACCGTGGCTGGCGTATTGCTGAAGTGATTCGCGTGGCCGACAAACTGGGGGTCGACAGGCCGGTCATCAGCCAGCCGCTGTACAACATCGTCAACCGTCAGGCGGAAACCGAGCAGATCACCGCCGCGCAAAACTATGGCCTTGGCGTGGTGCCTTACAGTCCGCTGGCGCGCGGTGTGCTCAGCGGCAAGTACGCGCCCAATGTGACGCCGGACGCCAACAGCCGTGCGGGGCGTCAGGACAAACGCATCCTCGAAACCGAATGGCGGGTTGAGTCCCTGCGCATTGCGCAACAGATCCGGGAATATACGCAGGGCCGTGGCGTGGGCATCGTCGAGTTTGCGATTGCCTGGGTGCTGAACAATGGCGCTGTGACGTCGGCCATCGTCGGCCCTCGCACCGAAGAACAGTGGGATGCCTACACCAAGGCGCAGACGGTGAAGATCACGGCGGAGGATGAAGCTTTTATCGATTCGCTGGTGACACCGGGGCATGCCTCGACGCCGGGGTTCAATGATGTGAGCCATTTCGTGTCCGGGCGTAAACCGCGCACGGTTTGA
- a CDS encoding glycerate kinase, with the protein MKIVIAPDSFKDSLSAQGVAEAIALGLAEIWPDAHLLKCPMADGGEGTVESILAACDGELRRTHVRGPLGATVDAAWGWLPQSHTAIIEMAEASGLQLVSPNLRDACTSSTYGTGELIRAALDAGAQRVILAIGGSATNDGGAGAMQALGVKLLDAQDQSLVPGGLALAQLVRLDLSEIDPRLAKVRFDIAADVNNPLCGPHGASAIFGPQKGASPEQVKQLDHALGHFAERCAQALGNDVRDEPGSGAAGGLGFAAKAFLGAQFQAGVEVVGELVGLAEAVKGADLVITGEGRFDAQTLRGKTPFGVARIARQHGVPVIVIAGTLGEGYQALYEHGIDAAFALASGPMTLEQACAEAPRLLRERARDIARVWRVAARKA; encoded by the coding sequence ATGAAAATCGTCATCGCCCCGGATTCGTTCAAAGACAGTCTGAGTGCCCAAGGCGTGGCAGAGGCCATTGCGTTGGGGTTGGCTGAAATCTGGCCGGACGCACACTTGCTCAAGTGCCCGATGGCTGACGGTGGGGAAGGCACGGTCGAATCGATTCTGGCCGCGTGCGACGGCGAACTGCGCCGTACCCATGTTCGCGGGCCGCTGGGCGCCACGGTCGATGCGGCCTGGGGCTGGTTGCCACAGAGTCATACGGCGATCATCGAAATGGCCGAGGCCAGTGGCCTGCAACTGGTTTCGCCGAACCTGCGCGATGCCTGCACCAGCAGCACCTACGGCACCGGGGAATTGATCCGCGCCGCGCTGGATGCCGGCGCGCAACGGGTGATCCTGGCGATTGGCGGCAGCGCCACCAACGACGGCGGCGCCGGGGCGATGCAGGCGTTAGGTGTGAAACTGCTGGACGCTCAGGACCAATCCCTGGTGCCGGGCGGTCTGGCCTTGGCGCAACTGGTCCGCCTCGATCTGAGTGAGATCGACCCGCGTCTGGCCAAGGTGCGCTTCGATATCGCCGCCGACGTCAATAACCCGCTGTGCGGCCCTCATGGTGCCTCTGCGATTTTCGGTCCACAGAAAGGTGCGTCGCCCGAGCAAGTCAAGCAACTGGACCATGCCCTTGGGCACTTTGCCGAACGCTGCGCGCAAGCCCTGGGCAACGACGTGCGCGATGAACCGGGTAGTGGCGCGGCGGGTGGTTTGGGGTTTGCCGCGAAGGCGTTTCTCGGTGCGCAATTTCAGGCCGGGGTGGAAGTGGTCGGCGAACTGGTCGGGCTGGCTGAGGCGGTCAAAGGCGCCGATCTGGTGATCACCGGTGAAGGTCGTTTCGATGCCCAGACGTTGCGCGGTAAAACCCCGTTTGGCGTGGCGCGCATCGCACGGCAGCACGGCGTGCCGGTCATCGTCATCGCCGGCACCTTGGGCGAGGGGTATCAGGCCCTGTACGAGCATGGCATCGATGCAGCCTTTGCCTTGGCCAGCGGACCGATGACACTGGAACAGGCCTGCGCCGAAGCGCCGCGTTTGTTGCGCGAGCGCGCCCGCGATATTGCGCGGGTGTGGCGGGTGGCGGCTCGCAAGGCCTGA